Below is a genomic region from Amphiura filiformis chromosome 19, Afil_fr2py, whole genome shotgun sequence.
cagagtaatataaccatcatacatgaatcagtgttacttgatgtatgcatggtatttttattttgggggtcaaaggtcattaaggggtcacttcctgtttttagcttaataactttaagaatttttatctcaagaactaaacatgttagaattttttaattaaaattgggacaatacattttgtcggtgtacataaggtttttttttcattgaggtcacaTGTCATGAAacgggtcaaaaggtcaatcaaaactttaaaaaaatcaaaatccatgtataagttccgattaagctgaaattcaccaggaatctttcttatgacatcctaagcacaatgcaagagcagttgaccccatccgtgacccaagggtcaagttataggggtcaaaggtcaaatttcgaaattgatccaatcgagctcaaattcaacaggaattattcttacgacattctaaacatgttaaaaatataataatatttatgaccccaaaggtcaaagttaaggggtcaaaggtcaactgcggcggcttgtactcagcgtctgttgactctagtttctttctttctttctctcattctctctttctttctctctttctttatttctttctctcattctctctctctttctttctttctttctctctctctttctctctttctctctttctctctttctctctttctttctttctttctttctttctttctttctttctttctttctttctttctttctttctttctttctttctttctttctttctttctttctttctttctttctttctttctctttcttggcctacataggcctaaatcatgacaagcctattttgttttaatcattttcagacaGTATTTCTGACATTGAGTCGTCATCATCAAAGACCCGGGAACCAGTCGCCGGCCCTTCAGCACCAACAAGAACGAGAACAACTCAACGCTATGTGGCGTACCCCAAGGGCTGGGAACCAGCCCCAGAGACTGACCGCGACGTGAGTGGGGAAACCAGCAGCGCCAGCACCAGCAGCACAAAGAAGAAAGTGTTGAAGAGAAAGAAGGGAAAAGGACCAAAAGGAAAGAAGAGACAGTGGCGAAAGAGTACCAGTAAGGAGAAGCACACAAATCCGTACACGAAGAAGGCGTATGACTGGACGACGTGGTCTTCAAGTGATGATGACtttcaataaaaacaaattacatgttCCAGCGTTTACATAGTTTTACGAGTTTTTACAGTTGGTTGGAATTGAAGCTAATTGAACTATTTACAGTTGCAGTTGACATGGTTGAAATTGAACTCATGATTTTGTTTGACTCTGTGGTTTAACGTTGGAGTTTAACGTTGGAGTTTAACGTTGGAGTTTTCTGCTACGTTGCATTAACTATAATTGACTTATTCCAGAAAATTACAATTTGCACTTTTGAGCACACCCTTGCCAGTTGGAGCTTTATTAGGTAAGTATGAAGTTTATTATCTtacttttaacatttttataaatgccaaaagtgattgtttaattgcttctccaaaaaaaaatcatttttaaacgGTTTTACTTTCGGAtattttcagtatttgtaggcctatgtttaaataAATGCAAAAGTCCAAAACACAAATAAAGAAATAgaacaatttcaaaactaaatgTTGGACAATCAAACAATCATTTTCCAGTGTATAAATTGAAGTTatacaattatttttatttatgtaaAATTATGCGCAGGTTTGTTAAGGAATTTTGCTTAAAAATCGCGAAATaagatttaataatattaaaaataatttattacgGACTTATTTATATCATATAATATCATTTGCACAACTGCGCAATCTCCCGTCTTTGTATTTTGCCACGCACGACTGAAAAACCTCCGTAAACACAGCGAGCAgatattattgattaatttttaGTAAGCTAGGGAGTCAAACTTTGGCGGCAAAACAGTGGGCCGTGAAACACGATATTGCCGCACAAATTATAGCACTTTTAATCTAAATTTGATTGCAAAAGCACTTTGCCATGCATGCACCTCGCGCTTCCAGTTAAACACAGCCTGTGTGAAAACAAAATTAACAGGAAAATATAGAGCGCCACCACTATTCATGCGCCCAATTAGAGTATCGATCATATTGACTGCTCAGATAATTACGAATCATTCTGGCAGCTTCACAGTTGTGGAAAATTGCAGTATTTTTCTACAATTCAAAATGTCACATCTACGCATGCATCACTCTGGTGCTGCCCTAGATAGTGTGATATCTTTTGCTATAAAGTCGGTTAAAAGTAAGTGAGTCTGACAGTCTCATGGACAGAAAAAACAAGACTGCGGAATTTGtattgtcaaatttaaaattaaattgtttacaCTTTACCATGTTACAGTGGAATTTTCAATCGAAttaacacagcctgacatagcatgacgattttttgcgtacactgcgcaatTCGTACGCCAGCATGTGCAATTGTGCGTACAAAACGCAGAAATGGAATCCATCCATGCCAGCGCACTCGtgatggggctgtgcaataattatgtgtaccgccagggtggtgaattctcaaagtggtctgccaaaatcgcttgctcccccttTGGCCATCCCAAAAAAGTGCCAAAAACCTTTAAAATcttgccccccctttacacactaagattttggggaatcCAAATTTAAAACCTGTAATTATCtttataatgcgagcgcagcgagcaggaaattttgaatatttgaacgtgttcctaatgttttcgtacacctttttagggcgtatatAATATAgaaaactgcatcattttacatatcaaattaaagcccttgagtaaagaaagccgaaactgaaaacatttttgtcatagcactttccgtaacaaagttacatcttgtcgagtcatcaaaaagattctgctagcaaaattccccaaaacagcataggggtgtttctagTTCCTTCCGCCATATCCGTCTGCTCTATCTGATATTATTATGGGTCACACAATGCTATGCTTCTTGACTAgcaaatgaggtgccgatgtgtaggtatgccaggcaaaccttagttaacacatttgctagtcaaccaaattcgcctagaactcaacacatattttacatagaaatttaaaagaacaggctggtcaaggaaacctacataaatatgttttctatacttcacttgacccaaatatatgatttttatggtgataagacaatcgcacatggaattttagagggattttgatagcagttccattaaaaaagctgctatcataatgagacgaagatctagaaacacccccgaaatgctgttttggggaattttgctagctgaatctttttgatgaaagtcaatctttgacaaaaatgtaactttgctacggaaagtgctatgaaaaaaaggttttcagttttggctttgtttactcaagggctttaatttgatatataaaatgatgcagtttgatggcaaatttgaattcacctagcatacctacaatgTGATGtagcaaattttaaaaataaacaactcATTCAGATACGGTACGGTAGTTTAAAAAATGTTGCAGGTTTGTGTGACTATATTCACACACAACATTAAAATACTTGGAATTCTTTTGTTCCATGATTTACCAAAAATATACTGACAGGAAACTCTAaagaattaaagcaataatgtgtgatttgcatataatagattcttatttaaatgtttgttttcactgatcacattattcccttttaatttcgagccaaacaaatgaggtataacgacgaaaattgcgattcattccaacgcctacaatgtgtgtactacgctcgcccatcgtattacatgtaactgcacggagcatcgcgctcgacgtgtgtacatacaagctgacatccacggtacatatgttagcaagtactcgatcgttgaactttgaataaaaccgggtcgacccggttttaatacaaaaagttaaattttactgttattaaaggacttcaggcttagtcttttacgtggtattttagtatatacCACTGGCCCActaggcattataattatgcaaaaagtagaaatccaagtaaaattgagggcgtcgctgtgaagcaaatcacacattatggctttaatatgacTCTTTTAACCAAAAGATTTTATCATATTTTGTCATAACAGAAAAGAACCTACAATGTGGTGCCTATGTTCATGTCAACAGAATATTTCTTCCCATAAAAACTGCCTACTTCCTCTACTTTGCAGGTAAGTCTtgagccctaatcctaaccctattcaTAAACATAGCCATGGATTTGTAATTCTAACACtgagttagggttaaggttaatgGTGgatagcattagggttagggatatggtTAGGTTAGACCCTAATAACCTAACCATATCCtaataatcctaatcctaacctaaaatggcCTAAACCCTTACTGCAGCCCTTTTTTGAAATGACCATTCAGACAATTAAACAGGCTATTAATTttcattcatacactcctatcctATATCAAACCAGTCAATCataaaagcggttagaaaagtacACGGAGTGCATTAATGTGTATAATGACACTCggtgtactacgcgcagtgcttttgcACATGTTCATGTCGTTAGTTAGTCAAacctcacaaaaaatactgtgcaaaggtgggtgactgaccCCTTAAAGTAATTAGAAAATGTGTGGGATAGtaaaaggggtggggtatgaacgttgacagtatttattgtgggacattagagcacatcggacatatcgaattgcattctgaatatgaagaatgtccttctgatatcaaataattttgattttgtgaaattcgcaatgtaatacacattttatagcaaatgattaaaaattgatatttttgatatttaaccaagagctgtaggcattcttgtattgtttgtaaaatgttttgtcaaataaaatacatctTTAAAACATTATGTGTgcatttatcttatttttgtctctttctgtttgttacaagtaatcagaaaatatcattaaaaaatattcaataaagaTCGATTTATCTTATCGTGTCCCCGCTGGCTTGATTAATTGTTaatatagcgccaccacttttTTCCGATCGAACTCTGAATGATCACTATATACATGACATCACCAAAATAAAAGACGGCCGAACTTCATTACGTATTCATGATGCCTACTATATATTCATATTGACATTTCGAGATAAATATTCATATTCACATTGCGAACCAATCAGAACACTTCGGTGTAAATTAGTCTTGCCGGTTCTGAATGCGTAATTAGCGCTTGATCTCTATTTAAAATGCGGAAATAAATACTATCTATGAATAATTCATCATTCATCGATCATGAATATGCATGTAATCGTCACGTTAAAATCATCCGATCGAATCGTATCATGTTTATGGCGCTTACTACGTGTATATAGTGTaggcttgatccaccagtccttcaactgcttacgcacggtcatcgggttgtgcttttCTCAGGGGGAGAGGGGCAAGTAAATGAATACCATTTAAAATGATCATTTACTGTGTGGAATGAACAATATTTTGTGATATCTtctaattataaatttattaaaacatcagaaagggtaaaaaatcagacagattcacactatatatttgttaaaaacgtattttatttcacacattgtacaaatatcacaaataatacaagaatgcctacagctcttgatttaacagtactcgaagtaaactttataaatctgatgatttatactttaagtgtatgtaggtgggatgaaaagccgactatcaattgaaaattttgacctttcgtattgaagatatggatttttttcccaaaatacccaaaaaaatttggtcttttgggggaaaaatccataatcttcaatatgaaaggtcaaaattttcaattgatcgtcggcttttcctcccagctacatacactttaagaatatatggtcattttcacggtaaagggtgtaactttggatttttaacattttaatccgtagtgttctaataaagccacagaattccataatttttggccacatacatgtaagtcatctagttagcagctaccttgggtagcataatcagctttgggagttactgcattcagttttagcaggcttaaatgtacttaatattgccattttgaaaaactataaaaacagtaacatttttgtaaaaccctgtgttttcttcagttagttcatggataatttttcttatcctgaaagtacagtcatatgttcagtaaacactgccacattagatttaattgtgaacggccctgtatttttgagaaccggacttcgatatttgtcgtttcggaggcttcatttcaattgttaacaaactttgtgggtgtagctttggttcataattcttggttatttcttcacttcttcttgatttataacagttgttatcttaacttgaaatgggtaacaaaaattagccgatttgcaagcttttaaaatttttataaaatcttgacttcaaatagccgtttttccgttaactttttgaagcctccgaaacaaactgttcagcaagcttgtgcaaatataaataaaagagctcatccaatctatttatcaaaatgtagcaaagtagatcctcaagtcacatgtttttaaatcgtggagatatatatcaccgtttgaaaatgggacccaatacaaactttccgttaacaattgaagcctccgaaacaaatgaagcctccgaaacaacagtaaacttaattatcatctatgcatatctaaattggtgtgtttcatactgatatctgcattgtaattattacttgatatgtgcagaatgtcaaaaatattaaaaaaattgacattatggttaatgtttgaaaaatatactgataccttaaaaagcctgtttcggaggcttcacatgcaaaaaacaccatacttaacaaatgggtgaaaaaattaatgtgtgataaatctacaatatctgctgcatagaatcattgattcaatacacacaagaaaataacagcttagatgatcccaacactgttgttttcaaaaaaactacttctgaaatgtttaacaattgttaacatgaagcctccgaaacaaaaaaaatgacttgctgtgataatttaatttttgtcacaactgaaattcaatacttagaagcaaagcatgaaaattggtaattgtgatattttttacctatttttttatgtcaacttgtagtacttagctaaatattttacttttatgatcacctgtgttgttaactgaagcctccgaaacacaaatcgcttgaattgccaattctaaaaaaataactccaatttctgtgaaacttggatgggaggttcctttcatcaagtagtatttgtacatgaagttagacattcaaattattttaggaacccaattaaaacttaaaaaatatgtttaaggtttggacatttccattgtaaatgacacttgatgttaaaaattttcaaaactgcaattacaaacatagcaaaacatggcataaaatttaacttatatctgttgacttactttggaatggaatttcacatgtattccagctttcatgtcaaaattttctgaggttatgtaaaatacattttttcttagattttaaccaaaatgttatgcaaatgtcaattttttttattagaaatcaaaaggtttaagccttgaaacattattttacttgaatttaagttgcttctatgcatgatttcagtaaacagaaacatatttaagtggtttgaaattttgaccctaaaatcaaaagttacaccctttaccgtgaaaatgaccatatatcattagatttataaaatttacttcgaggacttttatacatgtatatcaaaaatgtgaaaaatatcaaatttaaataatttgtcataagatttgtattatatcgtgaatttcaaaaaatgaaaattatttgatatcagaaagacattcttcgcattcagaatgcaattcgatatgtctgatgtgctctcatgtcccacaaaaaatactgtcaaaacgctcattccagatcccttaaaacatGTCTTTACAAAAATTATCAAACTGGTAAAACACCAGTTCTGCTTCAAGCGAGCCAATTAAAAGTCATATGATGATCGAGGAATACTAAATATTTCCTAATTAACCCAATATACACTACCCCTGTTAAACTTGAAactgtgttaagggggtactacacccctgcccaattttgtgcctatttttgcatttttctcaaaaattatagcgcattggtgacaagttagatatgtatattataggggcaaggactacaactactgcactggaaattttatttcagcacagacaacagttgtggatcgagttacagtcaaaaatgagggaaaaccaatatttgatcaataaatcaataactacttggcttgagttgttgaatttttagtgcagtagttgtagtccttgcccctatatacatatcttacgtgtcaccaatgtgctataatttttgaggaaaatgcaaaaataggcacaaaattgggcaggggtgtagtacccccttaaagtcatacatacatacatacatgagagcttttgttacacatcatttcaaaagatcacagcgtgaaaaaccaaaacatatgcaaaatatatacaagaaacaattgaaaaacaaaagaaaaatgaatcaagcaaaattatgtttgcgGAAACACGGGGCGGAAACAGGTGGGTTTTAAGGCCTTTTTTAAAGGCAGAGACTGTTTCAGCACTTCGCACAAAGTCATCCAAAGgtatttggcaaaatattggcaaaaatgaaaattgatgcTGGCGTGCAGTTGGAAATTAATGATAATTATCATTTTCATACTACTATACGTTTTTACAGCAATGGTATCAATTTTCCCATACCTACCCATCTACATGACATACCTTGGGCTCACAGCTACTCAAGTTGGTATCATATCCACCATGGAACCTGTAACAAACATAGCCATCTGTACTCTACTATGCATGGTTGCTGATCGTTATGCTCTACACAAGGTAAgaccggggggcacttcaatatgaaatggatataggtgtagggctgacactttcacagtaagagGCATTTGGtatggggtcattcagtcaggattaataggaaaattttcacaggaaaattttctggacatgtgacacccatgggtgcaaacatacatgtattagcattatggaatgtgaccccgagcggcacagcgggtggtcttccaatgtatttgaataggaagaatttctccttggatgcaaaataagttacttgtcggaagTTTATAATGTTAAGAGTTTcggtagataaatatttttttccgtaggtgaatatttttgaaattacgttatgatgatattgtgaagaaattaagatttcataattttcaataattttgcaaatgcacaaatttctatcgaaactgcggccaaaattactattccaattcaaaataactaagacttgaatagggAGGACACTGccgggggtcagggatcaggctcgaagttacactcacattgatatgcattggtctcatgtccagaaaattttcccatgaatatttacctattaatcttgactgtcaTTGGGTGAGCCCATAATTTTTAACATTCCGTTagggcaaaatgtaaaaaatatggggtcattgggtaagaaaatgacattttttttaaatggaacatttgggtgagagccaaaacaatgccacagaaacctcaaacattgaatttctagttctaaatggcttcaaatttctttgctttttcaaaataagtaacaaaatcagtgataagtgaaagttgctgttcaaattgaaaaataagggtctttaggtgacagatcaaatggaaaaatagggggtctttgggtgacaagagcatgtgttcgtaaacaaatatggggtctttgggtgacagtgatgctgaaaaagggggtcttaacagccctacatacgcgtcacctccaaagtgggagtgtcaTGCACCCCCCATCCCAAAGACCCCTCCTTACTTTAGCCTTTTTATAGAGCTAT
It encodes:
- the LOC140140317 gene encoding uncharacterized protein, with the translated sequence MSVDNTPQTGPFNPLLHCDENLSADDTNASQTGRPKPQALRCDENLSDSISDIESSSSKTREPVAGPSAPTRTRTTQRYVAYPKGWEPAPETDRDVSGETSSASTSSTKKKVLKRKKGKGPKGKKRQWRKSTSKEKHTNPYTKKAYDWTTWSSSDDDFQ